In Burkholderia sp. NRF60-BP8, a single window of DNA contains:
- a CDS encoding MFS transporter yields MTQSLPSARQPGRAATAAFIGTMIEWYDFYIYATAAALVFGELYFPSHDPFVSTMASFATFAVGFFARPLGGVIFGHLGDRIGRKKALMTTLMMMGVATVCVGLLPDYSKVGILAPVLLVALRIVQGIAVGGEWGGAVLMAGEHAPQGRRTFFASFAQLGSPAGLILSLIAFRAVTSMDKADFLAWGWRLPFLASSVLLVVGILIRLGVNESPEFARVKEANRTVKLPVAEVFRSASGLVLLCIGANTIGIAGVYFTNTFMIAYTTQYVGVSRSLILDSLFAVAIIQFFAQPLAAWIAERIGGARFLKLAALLAMLSPYPMFMLVQGGTSASLVAGIALAVVCMAGFYSVIAGFVSDVFPAHVRYSAISLAYQICGAIAGGLTPLVGTWLAHRFTGQWWPLAVFYTCLAGISLLCIVALDARRAARPAAAEALGSH; encoded by the coding sequence ATGACCCAGTCCCTTCCTTCCGCCCGCCAGCCGGGACGCGCCGCGACGGCCGCGTTCATCGGCACGATGATCGAGTGGTACGACTTCTACATCTACGCGACCGCCGCCGCGCTCGTGTTCGGCGAACTCTATTTCCCGTCGCACGATCCGTTCGTCAGCACGATGGCGTCGTTCGCGACGTTCGCGGTCGGCTTCTTCGCGCGTCCGCTCGGCGGCGTGATCTTCGGCCATCTCGGCGACCGCATCGGCCGCAAGAAGGCGTTGATGACGACGCTGATGATGATGGGCGTCGCGACCGTCTGCGTCGGGCTGCTGCCCGATTATTCGAAGGTCGGCATCCTCGCGCCGGTGCTGCTCGTCGCGCTGCGCATCGTGCAGGGGATCGCGGTCGGCGGCGAATGGGGCGGCGCGGTGCTGATGGCGGGCGAGCATGCGCCGCAGGGGCGCCGCACGTTCTTCGCGTCGTTCGCGCAGCTCGGCAGCCCGGCCGGGCTGATCCTGTCGCTGATCGCGTTCCGCGCGGTCACGTCGATGGACAAGGCCGACTTCCTCGCATGGGGCTGGCGCCTGCCGTTTCTCGCGAGTTCGGTGCTGCTCGTGGTCGGCATCCTGATCCGGCTCGGCGTGAACGAGTCGCCGGAATTCGCGCGGGTCAAGGAAGCCAACCGCACGGTGAAGCTGCCGGTCGCGGAAGTGTTCCGTTCTGCGTCGGGGCTCGTGCTGCTCTGCATCGGCGCGAACACGATCGGCATCGCGGGCGTCTATTTCACGAATACGTTCATGATCGCGTACACGACCCAGTACGTCGGCGTTTCGCGCTCGCTGATCCTCGACAGCCTGTTCGCGGTCGCGATCATCCAGTTCTTCGCGCAGCCGCTCGCCGCATGGATCGCCGAGCGCATCGGCGGGGCGCGCTTCCTGAAACTCGCGGCACTGCTCGCGATGCTGTCGCCGTATCCGATGTTCATGCTCGTGCAGGGCGGCACGTCCGCTTCGCTGGTCGCGGGCATCGCGCTCGCCGTCGTCTGCATGGCCGGCTTCTACTCGGTGATCGCGGGTTTCGTCAGCGACGTGTTTCCCGCACACGTGCGTTATTCGGCGATCTCGCTCGCTTACCAGATTTGCGGCGCGATCGCGGGCGGCCTGACGCCGCTCGTCGGCACGTGGCTCGCGCATCGCTTCACGGGCCAGTGGTGGCCGCTCGCGGTGTTCTACACGTGTCTCGCCGGCATTTCGCTGCTCTGCATCGTCGCGCTCGA